The following coding sequences lie in one Miscanthus floridulus cultivar M001 chromosome 9, ASM1932011v1, whole genome shotgun sequence genomic window:
- the LOC136480401 gene encoding uncharacterized protein: MNHLPYPPDLSPSPPPPHPHTRKASRKKNRGHRRPLLRHRRRTFSATTAAPFSATAAPQPLLSCRRPSPFSTAVAAAATTAPDPISQRSRLASGIPPPRRRSICFYSPHPQRGMTKARSSAKQSRAQAQQSNGGGGGHALSSKLARYLDPEASWNKVRPAPQFPPLIRIRGFGVPTCCNLWCFDIELGLWLLMDCTRCYGSSFQAFYCNSEEVDSLADFCSVSAGRPCYWGYLLLKTTGVNNVAPSMEEEEQFIDVRS, encoded by the exons atgaaCCATCTACCTTATCCTCCCGACCTCTCCCCttccccacccccaccccacccccacacGCGCAAGGCTTCTCGTAAAAAAAACCGAGGCCACCGCCGCCCCCTTCTCAGGCACCGCCGCCGCACCTTTtcagccaccaccgccgcccccTTCTCAGCCACCGCCGCGCCCCAGCCCCTTCTCAGCTGCCGCCGCCCCAGCCCCTTCTcaaccgccgtcgccgccgccgctacgACCGCCCCCGATCCCATCTCCCAACGCTCACGCCTCGCCTCGGGGatcccgccgccgcgccgccgctccaTCTGCTTCTACTCCCCCCACCCGCAGCGAGGGATGACCAAGGCCAGGTCGTCGGCGAAGCAGTCGCGCGCGCAGGCGCAGCAGtcaaacggcggcggcggcggccacgcgcTGTCCTCCAAGCTCGCCAGGTACCTCGACCCGGAGGCCTCCTGGAACAAGGTACGCCCCGCCCCTCAGTTCCCAC CACTAATCCGGATCCGTGGATTTGGGGTTCCTACGTGTTGCAACTTGTGGTGTTTCGACATCGAGCTCG GTTTATGGCTTCTCATGGATTGTACTCGTTGTTATGGTTCTTCTTTTCAAG CTTTTTACTGCAACTCCGAAGAAGTCGACAGCCTTGCCGACTTTTGTTCGGTTTCTGCAGGGCGTCCTTGCTATTGG GGCTATTTGTTACTGAAAACAACAGGAGTCAACAATGTTGCGCCGTCCATGGAGGAGGAAGAACAGTTTATTGATGTGCGCAGCTGA